The sequence below is a genomic window from Luteimonas sp. MC1825.
GCCGAGTCGGTGGAATGGCTGGAGCAGTTCCTGGCGCGCTACACCGGCACCGTGGTGGCGGTGACGCATGACCGCTACTTCCTCGACAACGCCGCCGAGTGGATCCTCGAACTGGACCGCGGCAAGGGCATCCCGTGGAAGGGCAACTACACCGACTGGCTGACCCAGAAGGGCGACCGCCTGAAGCAGGAAGAGTCGTCGGAAAAGGCGCGCCAGAAGGCGATCCAGAAGGAACTCGAGTGGGCGCGGCAGAACGCCAAGGGCGGCCGCTCCAAGGGCAAGGCGCGCCTGGCGCGCATCGAGGAGCTGCAGGCGGTCGACTACCAGCGCCGCAACGAGACCAACGAGATCTTCATCCCGCCGGGCGAGCGCCTGGGCGCCAAGGTGCTCGAGTTCAAGAACGTCTCCAAGCGCTTCGGCGACCGACTGCTGATCGACGACCTGAGCCTGATGGTGCCGGCCGGTGCGATCGTCGGCATCATCGGCCCGAACGGCGCCGGCAAGTCGACCCTGTTCAAGATGATCACCGGCCAGGAGAAGCCCGACTCCGGCAGCATCGAGATGGGCTCGACGGTCAACATCGCCTATGTCGACCAGAGCCGTGACGCGCTGGAAGGCAACCACAACGTCTTCCAGGAAGTCTCCGGCGGCCTCGACATCCTCAACATCAACGGCATCGAGATCCAGTCGCGCGCCTACCTCGGCCGCTTCAACTTCAAGGGCCAGGACCAGCAGAAGATGGTCGGCACGCTGTCGGGCGGTGAACGCGGCCGCCTGCACCTGGCCAAGACGCTGCTGCAGGGCGGAAACGTGCTGCTGCTCGACGAACCGTCCAACGACCTCGACATCGAGACCCTGCGCGCGCTCGAAGACGCGCTGCTGGAGTTCCCGGGCAACACCTTCGTGATCTCCCATGACCGCTGGTTCCTCGACCGCATCGCCACGCACATCCTGGCGTTCGAGGGCGACAGCCACGTCGAGT
It includes:
- the ettA gene encoding energy-dependent translational throttle protein EttA, whose product is MSQYIYTMNGVSKTVPPKRQIIKDISLSFFPGAKIGLLGLNGSGKSTVLRIMAGVDTDFSGEARPQAGIKVGYLPQEPQLDPTQTVREAVEEGVGDVLQAQKRLDEVYAAYAEEGADFDALAKEQERLEAVLAAGDAHTLENQLEVAADALRLPPWEATIGNLSGGEKRRVALCRLLLQKPDMLLLDEPTNHLDAESVEWLEQFLARYTGTVVAVTHDRYFLDNAAEWILELDRGKGIPWKGNYTDWLTQKGDRLKQEESSEKARQKAIQKELEWARQNAKGGRSKGKARLARIEELQAVDYQRRNETNEIFIPPGERLGAKVLEFKNVSKRFGDRLLIDDLSLMVPAGAIVGIIGPNGAGKSTLFKMITGQEKPDSGSIEMGSTVNIAYVDQSRDALEGNHNVFQEVSGGLDILNINGIEIQSRAYLGRFNFKGQDQQKMVGTLSGGERGRLHLAKTLLQGGNVLLLDEPSNDLDIETLRALEDALLEFPGNTFVISHDRWFLDRIATHILAFEGDSHVEFFQGNYREYEEDKKRRMGDDAGPKRLRFKALK